The proteins below are encoded in one region of Girardinichthys multiradiatus isolate DD_20200921_A chromosome 19, DD_fGirMul_XY1, whole genome shotgun sequence:
- the rd3l gene encoding protein RD3-like, with protein sequence MPLFSWMKWSHQTRAQTQSLNRTEVVPGQMLLTELLWHIEERDRLVRQLEGENGPAHSALGLRWSQKYPRLRTLISSPELHQLEFLCSQVSPLHTATVVSRFREVLATNDVRPWELASVFKHILIGFLNQREYTEENSPSMEVWSSERRKQGFVAPIMPEGRGHQREEIPTISAYVDRTMRHSGSFPHSRVWDLPYYYPGPLRPKGESTTL encoded by the exons ATGCCTCTCTTCAGCTGGATGAAATGGTCGCATCAAACAAGAGCACAGACTCAATCTCTAAACAGAACGGAGGTTGTACCCGGCCAGATGTTGCTCACAGAGCTCCTGTGGCACATAGAGGAACGAGACCGTCTGGTGAGACAACTGGAGGGGGAGAACGGGCCGGCCCACAGCGCCCTGGGTCTCCGCTGGTCTCAGAAATACCCCAGACTACGAACCCTCATCTCATCACCAGAGCTACACCAGCTGGAGTTCCTCTGTTCCCAGGTTTCACCTCTCCACACAGCCACAGTCGTCTCCAG GTTCCGTGAAGTGCTCGCCACTAACGACGTACGGCCCTGGGAGCTGGCGTCCGTCTTCAAGCACATCCTGATAGGCTTCCTCAACCAAAGAGAGTACACTGAAGAAAACAGCCCATCAATGGAGGTGTGGAGCAGCGAACGCAGGAAGCAGGGCTTTGTTGCTCCCATAATGCCTGAGGGTAGAGGTCATCAAAGGGAAGAGATACCTACAATCTCTGCATACGTGGATCGCACCATGCGGCACTCCGGTTCATTCCCACACAGCAGGGTCTGGGATCTTCCATATTACTACCCCGGGCCTCTAAGACCCAAAGGAGAAAGTACAACACTGTGA